The genomic region TAACGTACTGTAAAAAAGCAATTGAAGCCGATCCATACATTGGCAATACATATGACACATTGGGTTCAATCTATGACGCAAAAGGCGATTATGAAAAAGCAGTCGAATATTTCAATAAAGCAATTAAATTAGCGCCTACTAAGGCAATCATATATTACAACCGGGCAATGACATATGAGAAGATGGGAAAATTCAATGAAGCATTAGATTCATATGAAACCTACCTCAATTTAGGTGAAGAAGACTGCTCATTCGGTAGAGAAGAAAAGGCAAAAGATAAGGTTCAGAAATTGAAAAATAAAATTAAGCATATGAATTGACATCATTTATTTAGTTTATTAGTAATTTGAATATATTTTCTACTTGTTCAAAACTTGCTTTTAAGGGGAACCAACATTTCAACTAAAAAAGAAGGGGGAAACATTTTATGAAAAAGGAGAAGGGTGGTTTAGACAGGAGAGATTTCATTAAAACATCCGGCGCAGTATTAGGTGGTGCAGTTTTGGCTGCCGCTTCACCAAATATCAAATCAGCTGAATCTGCTGGGCCACCAAAAGGGAGACCTATGGCAATGCCTCCAAAACCATTGCCTAAAATGCCAGCAGACGCTAAGCCGGCAGTTATGTATGGGCAGATACATGAAACAGATATGCTTGGTAATGCCTTGAATGCCTTGATTCAAACATATGCCTCTTCAACACCATATCAACATAAATTCAACGATGCTCTTGTAAAAGCGCATCTTAGCTACATAGAGTTTTTAATCAAGAATAAAATGATTAAAAAATATATTAAATTTGATAGAGAATTCCTTGCTCCTCTTATGAAGAGAGTGGTAAAAAGAGTTAAGAAGAAGGGCGGCACGAAAGATGACATCCTTGCTTATATGTTTGAAGGTACAGAATGTTCATTTCAACTCTTTGAAAAAATCTACAAACGCCCTAATGAGAGGCTTGTTGTATGTCCTTTTAGAGAAGGAATTAAACATAATGCCTTTCTTGGTACAACGCTAAAAATAGAGCAGGTATGCAAAAATTTCTGTACGCCAAGATGGGAAGGCCAAGCGGAAGAGGGTGGAATAAAGGTCAAGGTTACTCCTGGAGAAATTTGTTCAATTAAGGTTGTTTGATTTTAAAATTTAGAAGATAGACAGATAGTTTCTGTTCCTCTGATTTTCAAATTTAAAATTTGGAGGGTTATATTATGAAAGCGCGTTCGTGCTTAATCGTCGTTCTGTCTTTTTTTATATTGTTTTCAGGCGTCGGTATCTATCCTTTTTCCTCTTATGCTGCTGATGGTGAAAAGGCAAAAACTTTGACTCCTGAAGAGAAAAAATTAACTGAAAGAATGCTCAAGTTTATGGAAGATATGGACAAAAGATATTTTGAACGCGCTTTTAAGCTTAATGGAAATAGAAATACAGAAAGTAAAGAAATTATAAGCGATTATTCAGATTATGATATAAAAGTTACTCGAGGCCCAGTCATTGAAAAGATGGGAAGAATGCTCGCAGTAGGCAAAAAGGCCGCTCCTAACAATAGACTTCCCGGAAATCTTGTTTGGGGGAGGTTCTATTCAATTGATGCTCATCCAAAGACACCTCTTGTGGGTATGCTTCATGCCACTATAGTGGTCCAGGTTTTTGATAGCGGTATATCGTTTGCAGGAGGATGGATTGGTATAATGCCGGGGACAAGAATTGAAGAAGACCTCAATGAGCTTAAAGAAACTGTCGACGCTGTGTTCAAGAAATTTGGCAAAAGTCCAGACTATAACCGCCAGCTTATCTGTAAGGGTGACCCAAAGGAAATTGACCGTAAATGGAGACGGAAACCTGCTTGCGTAGGAGTTAGCTTTTATGGACGTCCTCTTTTTTTCGAGACTGAAAAG from Candidatus Schekmanbacteria bacterium harbors:
- a CDS encoding twin-arginine translocation signal domain-containing protein, which encodes MKKEKGGLDRRDFIKTSGAVLGGAVLAAASPNIKSAESAGPPKGRPMAMPPKPLPKMPADAKPAVMYGQIHETDMLGNALNALIQTYASSTPYQHKFNDALVKAHLSYIEFLIKNKMIKKYIKFDREFLAPLMKRVVKRVKKKGGTKDDILAYMFEGTECSFQLFEKIYKRPNERLVVCPFREGIKHNAFLGTTLKIEQVCKNFCTPRWEGQAEEGGIKVKVTPGEICSIKVV
- a CDS encoding coproporphyrinogen III oxidase, with amino-acid sequence MKARSCLIVVLSFFILFSGVGIYPFSSYAADGEKAKTLTPEEKKLTERMLKFMEDMDKRYFERAFKLNGNRNTESKEIISDYSDYDIKVTRGPVIEKMGRMLAVGKKAAPNNRLPGNLVWGRFYSIDAHPKTPLVGMLHATIVVQVFDSGISFAGGWIGIMPGTRIEEDLNELKETVDAVFKKFGKSPDYNRQLICKGDPKEIDRKWRRKPACVGVSFYGRPLFFETEKNFDLVSEVFVNFVDKYMDLVEKRKDDPYTEKDIQAQDEMRKRWLLDQLFSDPYAKKIVPFEAWSLANVPPVIKF